ATCGCCGCCATCTTCGGGGCGGCCGCCAGGAAGGCGGTCACCGGTGTCGGCGCGCCCTCATAGACGTCGGGCGTCCACATGTGGAACGGCACCGCCGAGATCTTGAAGGCAAGGCCGGCCAGCACGAAGACCAGGCCCAAAACGAGGCCAAGCTGACGCCCGCCGCCGCCGAGTGCGGTGGCGATCTCGTGGAAGCCGGTATTGCCGGTGTAACCGTAGACCAGGCTGATGCCATAGAGCAGCATGCCGGACGACAGCGCGCCAAGGACGAAATACTTCAGCCCCGCCTCGGTCGAACGCAGATTGTCGCGGTTGATCGCCGCCAGCACGTAGATCGCCAGCGACTGCAGTTCGAGGCCGAGATAGAGCCCGATCATGCCGTTGGCCGAGATCATCAGCATCATGCCGAGCGTACACAGCAGGATCAGCACCGGATATTCGAACTTGTCGAAACGTTCCGCCTTGGCAAAGCGCATCGACATGATCAGCGTCACCGCAGAGCCGACCAGGGCCAGCACCTTCATGAAGCGGGCGAAGGAATCCTGGACGAAGGCGTTGCCATAGGCATTGCCCTGCCCGGTCGAAAAGATCAGCCAGGCGCCTGATATGACCAGTACGGCGACACCAAGGCCAGTCACCGTATTGGCGGTGTTGGAACGGGAATAGGCTCCGACCATCAGCAGCGCGAGCGCACCGATGGCAAGGATCAGCTCGGGCGTCGAGAGCGACAGGCTGGAGAGAAGGTCCGGCGTCATGGTTCGCAAAACCCTTGGGTTAATTCGCCGCCGCGGTCTGCGCGGCGCCGATGGATGCGGTG
The genomic region above belongs to Mesorhizobium sp. B4-1-4 and contains:
- the nuoN gene encoding NADH-quinone oxidoreductase subunit NuoN; amino-acid sequence: MTPDLLSSLSLSTPELILAIGALALLMVGAYSRSNTANTVTGLGVAVLVISGAWLIFSTGQGNAYGNAFVQDSFARFMKVLALVGSAVTLIMSMRFAKAERFDKFEYPVLILLCTLGMMLMISANGMIGLYLGLELQSLAIYVLAAINRDNLRSTEAGLKYFVLGALSSGMLLYGISLVYGYTGNTGFHEIATALGGGGRQLGLVLGLVFVLAGLAFKISAVPFHMWTPDVYEGAPTPVTAFLAAAPKMAAMALIVRVTMGAFKPIASDWQQIIVFISIASMALGAFAAIGQTNIKRLMAYSSIGHMGYALVGLAANSQAGVRGVAIYMLIYLVMTLGTFAFILAMRRKEGNVEQISDLAGLASTNPIMATILTILMFSLAGIPPLAGFWGKWYVFLAAINAGLYALAIIGVLASVVGAYYYLRIIKIMWFDEPVGGFVPMASELRLVLGVSGAFVLFYVLIGGPIGTYAEAAAKTFF